A stretch of Nonomuraea africana DNA encodes these proteins:
- a CDS encoding NADH-quinone oxidoreductase subunit D has translation MEERVVGIGAGAKELATEDMILNIGPQHPSTHGVLRLRLTLDGERIATAEPIIGYMHRGAEKLFEVRDYRQIIMLANRHDWLSGFANELGVVLAAERMLGMEVPARAVWTRTLLAELNRALSHLMFLGSYPLELGAITPIFYAFNERERIQAVMEEISGGRMHYMFNRVGGLKEELPAGWLDRVSATVAATRAKVPNIENLILGNEIFLARTRGVGVLDRETIMQYGVSGPIARASGVDFDLRRDQPYLAYGELPVKVVTRTAGDCHARFEVLLEQLKVSLDLADACVERLRALPPGPINQRLPKVLKVPEGHTYAWTENPLGINGYYLVSRGDKTPWRMKLRSASYSNVQVLREMLPGHLVADMVAILGSMFFVVGDIDK, from the coding sequence ATGGAAGAACGCGTGGTCGGAATCGGCGCAGGCGCCAAGGAGCTGGCCACGGAGGACATGATCCTCAACATCGGGCCACAGCACCCCTCGACGCACGGCGTTCTGCGCCTTCGCCTCACCCTCGACGGCGAGCGCATCGCCACCGCCGAGCCGATCATCGGCTACATGCACAGGGGCGCGGAGAAGCTGTTCGAGGTCCGCGACTACCGGCAGATCATCATGCTGGCCAACAGGCACGACTGGCTGTCTGGGTTCGCCAACGAGCTCGGCGTGGTGCTGGCCGCCGAACGCATGCTCGGCATGGAGGTACCCGCCAGGGCGGTGTGGACGCGCACGCTGCTCGCCGAGCTCAACAGGGCGCTGTCGCACCTGATGTTCCTCGGCTCGTACCCGCTCGAACTGGGCGCGATCACCCCGATCTTCTACGCGTTCAACGAGCGCGAGCGGATCCAGGCCGTCATGGAGGAGATCTCCGGCGGACGGATGCACTACATGTTCAACCGGGTGGGCGGGCTCAAGGAGGAGCTGCCCGCGGGCTGGCTCGACCGCGTCAGCGCGACCGTCGCCGCCACCAGGGCCAAGGTGCCCAACATCGAGAACCTCATCCTCGGCAACGAGATCTTCCTGGCCCGCACCCGCGGCGTCGGCGTCCTCGACCGCGAAACGATCATGCAGTACGGCGTGAGCGGCCCGATCGCCAGGGCCTCGGGCGTCGACTTCGATCTGCGGCGCGACCAGCCGTACCTCGCCTACGGGGAGCTGCCGGTCAAGGTGGTCACCAGGACGGCGGGCGACTGCCACGCCCGCTTCGAGGTGCTGCTCGAGCAGCTCAAGGTCTCGCTCGACCTGGCCGACGCCTGCGTCGAGCGGCTGCGCGCGCTGCCCCCAGGCCCGATCAACCAGCGCCTGCCCAAGGTGCTGAAGGTGCCGGAGGGCCACACCTACGCCTGGACGGAGAACCCGCTGGGCATCAACGGCTACTACCTGGTCTCCAGGGGAGACAAGACCCCGTGGCGGATGAAGCTGCGCTCGGCCTCCTACAGCAACGTCCAGGTGCTGCGCGAGATGCTGCCAGGGCACCTGGTCGCCGACATGGTCGCGATTCTCGGCTCGATGTTCTTCGTGGTGGGTGACATCGACAAGTGA
- a CDS encoding acyltransferase: MRDKYVDWLRAVSLITVVVWHWAFTILRWSPDGPTPTSPLGFTSGLWILTWLFQVLPLFFYVGGYVHLLSWNRACERGTGIGAFVWRRIKALAVPGLTLSGVWIGIGAVVTALFDIPWMWRVVLLVLSPLWFLIVYLMLIALLPVALWLHRRYDVLALIWLGGAALVVDVVRLRYGVEWAGWLNMILIWGLAHQAGFFYERVVVLPRRYDVAILWTGLFGLFGLVYSGLYPGSMVGVPGDKLSNMAPPTFVIVSLLIFQIGLVEVLRPTMERVLERVRWKRVNETINRFALPLFLFHTTGMAIALGLWWGVFGFPAADPRPNLMWWLERPFSIVGPLLCTLPVIYLFSRRKRAERAPVST; encoded by the coding sequence GTGAGGGACAAATACGTCGACTGGCTGCGCGCGGTCAGCCTGATCACCGTCGTGGTGTGGCACTGGGCGTTCACCATCCTCCGGTGGTCGCCCGACGGGCCCACCCCCACCAGCCCGCTGGGCTTCACCTCAGGGCTGTGGATCCTCACCTGGCTCTTCCAGGTGCTGCCACTGTTCTTCTACGTCGGCGGCTACGTCCACCTGCTGTCGTGGAACAGGGCCTGCGAACGCGGGACCGGCATCGGCGCCTTCGTCTGGCGGCGCATCAAGGCCCTGGCCGTCCCCGGCCTCACCCTGTCGGGCGTCTGGATCGGCATCGGCGCCGTCGTGACCGCGCTGTTCGACATCCCCTGGATGTGGCGGGTGGTGCTGCTCGTCCTCAGCCCTCTGTGGTTCCTGATCGTCTACCTGATGCTGATCGCGCTGCTGCCCGTGGCGCTGTGGCTGCACCGCCGCTACGACGTGCTCGCGCTCATCTGGCTGGGCGGCGCGGCCCTGGTCGTCGACGTCGTCCGGCTGCGCTACGGCGTCGAGTGGGCCGGCTGGCTCAACATGATCCTCATCTGGGGCCTGGCCCACCAGGCGGGCTTCTTCTACGAGCGGGTCGTCGTCCTGCCCCGCCGCTACGACGTGGCCATCCTCTGGACGGGCCTGTTCGGCCTGTTCGGCCTGGTCTACTCGGGGCTGTATCCGGGCTCGATGGTCGGCGTGCCGGGCGACAAGCTGTCGAACATGGCGCCGCCCACCTTCGTCATCGTCAGCCTGCTCATCTTCCAGATCGGCCTGGTCGAGGTGCTCCGCCCGACCATGGAACGGGTGCTCGAACGGGTCAGGTGGAAGCGGGTCAACGAGACGATCAACCGTTTCGCGCTGCCGCTGTTCCTCTTCCACACCACGGGGATGGCGATCGCGCTCGGACTGTGGTGGGGGGTGTTCGGCTTCCCCGCCGCCGATCCCCGGCCCAACCTGATGTGGTGGCTGGAACGGCCCTTCTCCATCGTCGGCCCGCTGCTGTGCACCCTGCCCGTCATCTACCTGTTCTCCAGGAGAAAAAGAGCAGAGCGCGCTCCCGTGTCCACGTGA
- a CDS encoding DUF3180 domain-containing protein: MKPTRPAVLVGIFVVVALLTWLIVRQIYSDLPLLPWTAIPTVLLLAVGEGYSGWMTRARIARKPDTKPVEPLAVARLAALAKASAYAGAVFAGLFAGFSLTTVQLLTSETPRSEFFVATGSLLASVALIAAALYLENSCRVPKDPEGERHDFSR, translated from the coding sequence TTGAAGCCCACCCGCCCGGCCGTCCTGGTCGGCATCTTCGTCGTCGTCGCCCTGCTGACCTGGCTGATCGTCAGGCAGATCTACTCCGACCTGCCGCTCCTGCCGTGGACCGCGATCCCCACCGTGCTGCTGCTGGCGGTCGGCGAGGGCTACAGCGGCTGGATGACGCGTGCGCGCATCGCCCGCAAGCCCGACACCAAGCCGGTCGAGCCGCTCGCCGTCGCCCGTCTGGCGGCTCTGGCGAAGGCGTCGGCCTACGCGGGGGCGGTCTTCGCGGGTCTGTTCGCCGGGTTCTCGCTGACCACGGTGCAACTGCTGACCAGCGAGACGCCTCGTTCGGAGTTCTTCGTGGCGACAGGGTCGTTGCTGGCCTCCGTGGCGCTGATCGCCGCGGCCCTCTACCTGGAGAACTCCTGCAGGGTGCCCAAGGACCCCGAGGGAGAGCGGCACGACTTCAGCAGGTAG
- the folK gene encoding 2-amino-4-hydroxy-6-hydroxymethyldihydropteridine diphosphokinase, translated as MRVVLALGSNLGPRFETLQGALDSLFDAPGLRFVAVSPVYETDPVGGPDGQQPYLNAVVVAESKLTPETLLDRAQSVENAFGRVREERWGPRTLDVDVIAAGDVVSDNPELTLPHPRAHERAFVLIPWLKADPEAVLPGRGPVADLLAGLDKSGVRLRDDLKLQGPD; from the coding sequence ATGAGGGTCGTCCTCGCTCTCGGCAGCAACCTCGGACCTCGTTTCGAGACGCTCCAGGGCGCCCTCGACTCCCTGTTCGACGCGCCGGGGCTGCGCTTCGTCGCCGTCTCTCCCGTCTACGAGACCGACCCCGTGGGCGGCCCCGACGGGCAGCAGCCGTACCTCAACGCCGTGGTCGTGGCCGAGTCCAAGCTCACCCCCGAAACACTGCTCGACCGCGCGCAGAGCGTCGAGAACGCCTTCGGCAGGGTCAGGGAGGAGCGCTGGGGCCCGCGCACGCTCGACGTCGACGTCATCGCCGCGGGTGACGTCGTCTCCGACAACCCGGAGCTGACGTTGCCGCATCCGCGCGCCCACGAGCGGGCCTTCGTGCTCATCCCGTGGCTCAAGGCCGACCCCGAGGCCGTGCTGCCCGGCCGCGGTCCCGTCGCCGACCTGCTGGCGGGGCTCGACAAGAGCGGTGTACGGCTGCGCGACGACCTCAAGCTGCAGGGGCCGGATTGA
- the folB gene encoding dihydroneopterin aldolase: protein MTADRITLKGLRFRGRHGVLPAERELGQEFVIDITLFLDTRPAAESDEVTRTVHYGELALELAKVAEGEPVNLIETLAERLADVSLARELVQAAEVTVHKPAAPIPLAFDDVAVTILRSRA from the coding sequence TTGACGGCTGACCGGATCACCCTCAAGGGGTTGCGCTTCAGGGGCCGCCACGGCGTCCTGCCCGCCGAGCGCGAGCTGGGACAGGAGTTCGTGATCGACATCACCCTGTTCCTCGACACGAGACCCGCCGCCGAGAGCGACGAGGTCACCAGGACGGTGCACTACGGCGAGCTGGCCCTCGAGCTGGCCAAGGTCGCCGAGGGCGAGCCCGTCAACCTGATCGAGACACTCGCCGAGCGCCTGGCCGACGTCTCCCTGGCTCGCGAGCTGGTCCAGGCCGCGGAGGTCACCGTGCACAAACCCGCCGCGCCGATCCCGCTCGCCTTCGACGACGTGGCCGTGACGATTCTGCGGAGCCGGGCATGA
- a CDS encoding nuclear transport factor 2 family protein, with protein sequence MSVDTAAIETINQSFYTAIEDADLDKMTEIWAEDTADGQVTCVHPGWSMLAGRGEVLRSWALIMANTTYIQFVLTDVRTTVLGDLAVLTCVENILTAGEEGEASFAAGKVVASNVYVRSGQGWRLWMHHGSPVLQSDDDEEEEADLDG encoded by the coding sequence ATGAGCGTCGACACCGCTGCGATCGAGACGATCAACCAGTCCTTCTATACCGCCATAGAGGACGCCGATCTCGACAAGATGACCGAGATCTGGGCCGAGGACACCGCCGACGGCCAGGTGACCTGCGTGCATCCGGGCTGGTCGATGCTGGCGGGCAGGGGCGAGGTGCTGCGCTCGTGGGCGCTCATCATGGCCAACACCACCTACATCCAGTTCGTGCTCACCGACGTGCGCACCACCGTGCTCGGCGACCTCGCCGTGCTCACCTGCGTGGAGAACATCCTCACCGCGGGCGAGGAGGGCGAGGCCAGCTTCGCGGCGGGCAAGGTGGTGGCCAGCAACGTCTACGTCAGGTCGGGTCAGGGCTGGCGGCTGTGGATGCACCACGGCTCGCCCGTACTGCAGAGCGACGATGACGAGGAGGAGGAAGCCGATCTTGACGGCTGA
- the folP gene encoding dihydropteroate synthase encodes MGVVNVTPDSFSDGGLWFDESAAVRHGLELVQEGADLVDVGGESTRPGAARVPLEEELARVVPVIRALSGEGVRVSVDTMRAEVARAAVEAGAELVNDVSGGLADPDMPRVVADTGVPYVVMHWRGHSHDMDSRAVYSDVVTEVREELAKRVDLVLAEGVAESQIVLDPGLGFAKNAEHNWALLNGIEELNELGYPLLIGASRKRFLGRLLADPDGTPRPFSRSDHATTAVTALAAYAGAWCVRVHEVGPNADAVRVAAAWKRGGGR; translated from the coding sequence ATGGGCGTGGTCAACGTGACCCCCGACTCCTTCTCCGACGGCGGCCTGTGGTTCGACGAGAGCGCCGCCGTCCGTCACGGCCTCGAGCTGGTCCAGGAGGGCGCCGACCTGGTCGACGTCGGCGGCGAGTCCACCAGGCCCGGCGCCGCGAGGGTGCCGCTGGAAGAGGAGCTGGCCAGGGTCGTCCCGGTGATCCGCGCCCTGAGCGGCGAGGGTGTACGGGTGAGCGTCGACACCATGCGGGCCGAGGTCGCGAGGGCCGCGGTCGAGGCGGGCGCGGAGCTGGTCAACGACGTCAGCGGTGGGCTGGCCGACCCCGACATGCCACGGGTGGTCGCCGACACCGGTGTGCCCTACGTCGTCATGCACTGGCGCGGTCACAGTCACGACATGGACAGCAGGGCGGTCTACTCCGACGTCGTCACCGAGGTGCGCGAGGAGCTGGCCAAGCGGGTCGATCTGGTGCTGGCCGAGGGCGTGGCGGAGAGCCAGATCGTCCTCGACCCCGGCCTGGGTTTCGCCAAGAACGCCGAGCACAACTGGGCGCTGCTCAACGGCATCGAGGAGTTGAACGAGCTGGGCTATCCGTTGCTCATCGGGGCTTCGCGCAAGAGGTTCCTCGGCCGCCTGCTGGCCGATCCCGACGGGACCCCGCGCCCCTTCAGCCGTAGCGACCATGCCACCACCGCGGTCACCGCGCTGGCCGCCTACGCGGGCGCGTGGTGCGTGCGGGTGCACGAGGTGGGGCCCAACGCCGATGCCGTCCGCGTGGCGGCCGCCTGGAAGCGAGGAGGCGGCCGATGA
- the folE gene encoding GTP cyclohydrolase I FolE produces MKPHDVDHARIEKAVREILYAIGENPDRDGLIDTPARVARAYAEQFSGLNQSPEDVLNKVFDVDHDEMILVRDIEVYSTCEHHLVPFYGMAHVGYIPNDKGQVTGLSKLARLVDVFARRPQVQERMTSQIADALMRILEPRGAIVVLECEHLCMTMRGVRKPGAKTLTSAVRGDFRTSDKTRAEAMSLIIGR; encoded by the coding sequence GTGAAGCCGCACGACGTCGACCACGCTCGGATCGAGAAGGCCGTCAGGGAGATCCTCTACGCGATCGGCGAGAATCCCGACCGTGACGGCCTGATCGACACCCCGGCCCGGGTGGCCAGGGCGTACGCCGAGCAGTTCTCGGGGCTGAACCAGAGCCCCGAGGACGTGCTGAACAAGGTGTTCGACGTCGACCACGACGAGATGATCCTCGTACGTGACATCGAGGTCTACTCGACCTGCGAGCACCACCTGGTCCCCTTCTACGGCATGGCGCACGTCGGCTACATCCCGAACGACAAGGGGCAGGTCACGGGCCTGTCCAAGCTGGCCCGCCTGGTGGACGTCTTCGCCAGGCGCCCGCAGGTGCAGGAGCGGATGACCTCGCAGATCGCCGACGCGCTGATGCGGATCCTCGAGCCGCGCGGGGCCATCGTGGTCCTGGAGTGCGAGCACCTGTGCATGACCATGCGCGGGGTGCGCAAGCCGGGGGCGAAGACGCTCACCTCCGCGGTCCGTGGCGACTTCCGCACCAGCGACAAGACGCGCGCCGAGGCGATGTCCCTCATCATCGGCCGCTGA
- the ftsH gene encoding ATP-dependent zinc metalloprotease FtsH encodes MDLKRFTRGPLLWILGIVVLLLLVTTMWSGEGNFKTADTSMVLKQIRDGNVSNAKVVDKDQRIELTLNSPVSVGETSTNRIQSNWVTGQGVQLVDELAKQDAAGKVKGGFTVEVPQENFLIGLLVSFLPIVIIVLIFLFIMNQMQGGGSRVMQFGKSKAKLISKDTPKTTFADVAGADEAIEELQEIKEFLQAPAKFQAIGAKIPKGVLLYGPPGTGKTLLARAVAGEAGVPFYSISGSDFVEMFVGVGASRVRDLFEQAKANAPAIIFIDEIDAVGRHRGAGLGGGHDEREQTLNQLLVEMDGFDVKGGVILIAATNRPDILDPALLRPGRFDRQVTVDRPDLEGRKGILKVHGRGKPFAPDVELDVIARRTPGFTGADLANVINEAALLTARADQKLITMEILEESIDRVMAGPERKTRVMSDKEKKMIAYHEGGHALVAHALPNSDPVHKITILSRGRALGYTMTLPMEDKFLATRSEMMDQLAMLLGGRAAEELVFHEPTTGASNDIEKATAVARRMVTEYGMSEQLGARKFGTGNGEVFLGREMGHERDYSEKIASTIDEEVRRMIETAHDQAWDILVEYRDVLDNLVLELMEKETLSRQQVVEIFSPVVVREHRPSYAGYGKRLPSDRPPVLTPKEQSGNGALTAGHADNALPSGEGA; translated from the coding sequence ATGGATCTCAAGCGATTTACACGTGGGCCACTGCTGTGGATCCTGGGCATCGTCGTGCTGCTCCTGCTTGTCACCACAATGTGGAGCGGCGAGGGCAACTTCAAGACCGCCGACACGTCCATGGTGCTCAAGCAGATCCGCGACGGCAACGTATCCAACGCGAAGGTCGTGGACAAGGACCAGCGCATCGAGCTCACGCTCAATAGCCCGGTCAGTGTCGGCGAGACCTCCACCAACCGCATCCAGTCGAACTGGGTGACGGGTCAAGGTGTGCAGCTCGTCGACGAGCTGGCGAAGCAGGACGCCGCAGGCAAGGTCAAGGGCGGCTTCACCGTCGAGGTGCCGCAGGAGAACTTCCTGATCGGCCTCCTCGTGAGCTTCCTGCCGATCGTCATCATCGTGCTGATCTTCCTGTTCATCATGAACCAGATGCAGGGCGGCGGCAGCCGGGTGATGCAGTTCGGCAAGTCCAAGGCGAAGCTGATCAGCAAGGACACCCCCAAGACGACCTTCGCCGACGTCGCCGGCGCGGACGAGGCCATCGAGGAACTGCAGGAGATCAAGGAGTTCCTGCAGGCTCCGGCCAAGTTCCAGGCGATCGGCGCCAAGATCCCCAAGGGCGTGCTGCTCTACGGCCCGCCCGGCACCGGCAAGACCCTGCTCGCCCGCGCGGTCGCGGGTGAGGCGGGCGTGCCGTTCTACTCCATCTCCGGCTCAGACTTCGTCGAGATGTTCGTGGGTGTCGGCGCCAGCCGCGTGCGCGACCTTTTCGAGCAGGCGAAGGCGAACGCCCCGGCGATCATCTTCATCGACGAGATCGACGCCGTCGGCCGCCACCGTGGCGCCGGCCTCGGCGGCGGTCACGACGAGCGCGAGCAGACGCTGAACCAGCTGCTCGTCGAGATGGACGGCTTCGACGTCAAGGGCGGCGTGATCCTCATCGCCGCGACGAACCGGCCCGACATCCTCGACCCCGCGCTGCTGCGTCCGGGCCGGTTCGACCGGCAGGTCACCGTCGACCGTCCCGACCTCGAGGGTCGTAAGGGGATCCTCAAGGTCCACGGTCGCGGCAAGCCGTTCGCGCCCGACGTCGAGCTCGACGTCATCGCGCGCCGCACGCCCGGCTTCACCGGCGCCGACCTGGCCAACGTGATCAACGAGGCCGCGCTGCTCACCGCGCGCGCCGACCAGAAGCTGATCACGATGGAGATCCTCGAGGAGTCGATCGACCGCGTCATGGCGGGCCCGGAGCGCAAGACGCGGGTCATGTCGGACAAGGAGAAGAAGATGATCGCCTACCACGAGGGCGGTCACGCGCTCGTGGCGCACGCGTTGCCCAACAGCGACCCCGTGCACAAGATCACGATTCTCTCCCGCGGCCGCGCGCTCGGCTACACCATGACCCTGCCGATGGAGGACAAGTTCCTCGCCACGCGGTCGGAGATGATGGACCAGCTCGCGATGCTGCTCGGCGGCCGCGCGGCGGAGGAGCTCGTCTTCCACGAGCCCACCACCGGCGCCTCCAACGACATCGAGAAGGCCACCGCCGTCGCCCGCCGCATGGTCACCGAGTACGGCATGAGCGAGCAGCTCGGCGCCCGTAAGTTCGGCACCGGCAACGGCGAGGTCTTCCTCGGCCGCGAGATGGGCCACGAGCGCGACTACTCCGAGAAGATCGCCTCCACGATCGACGAGGAGGTCCGCCGGATGATCGAGACGGCGCACGACCAGGCGTGGGACATCCTGGTCGAGTACCGCGACGTCCTCGACAACCTGGTGCTCGAGCTCATGGAGAAGGAGACCCTCTCCCGCCAGCAGGTGGTGGAGATCTTCTCCCCGGTGGTCGTCAGGGAGCACCGCCCGTCCTACGCGGGCTACGGCAAGCGGCTCCCCTCGGACCGCCCGCCGGTGCTCACCCCGAAGGAGCAGTCCGGCAACGGCGCTCTGACCGCGGGGCACGCGGACAACGCTCTTCCCTCCGGCGAGGGTGCGTGA
- the hpt gene encoding hypoxanthine phosphoribosyltransferase — MDAADMGKDLEKVLISEDELQAKIKELAAQIDADYSGKDLLLVGVLKGAVMVVADLARALHLAVQTDWMAVSSYGAGTKSSGVVRILKDLDTDITGRHVLIVEDIIDSGLTLSWLLDNLKSRNPASLEICTALRKPDAIKVPIAVKYVGFDIPNEFVIGYGLDYAERYRNLPFIGTLAPHVYSGS; from the coding sequence GTGGACGCAGCCGACATGGGCAAGGACCTCGAGAAGGTCCTCATCTCCGAAGACGAGCTCCAAGCGAAGATCAAGGAGCTGGCCGCTCAGATCGACGCAGACTACTCAGGCAAGGACCTGCTGCTCGTCGGCGTGCTCAAGGGCGCGGTGATGGTGGTGGCCGACCTGGCCAGGGCCCTTCACCTGGCCGTTCAGACCGACTGGATGGCGGTCTCGTCCTACGGCGCGGGCACCAAGTCGTCCGGCGTCGTGCGGATCCTGAAGGACCTCGACACCGACATCACCGGCCGCCACGTGCTGATCGTCGAGGACATCATCGACTCCGGCCTCACGCTGAGCTGGCTGCTCGACAACCTGAAGTCGCGCAATCCCGCCTCCCTGGAGATCTGTACGGCGCTGCGCAAGCCCGACGCCATCAAGGTGCCGATCGCAGTGAAGTACGTCGGTTTCGACATCCCCAACGAGTTCGTGATCGGCTACGGACTCGACTACGCCGAGCGCTACCGCAACCTCCCCTTCATCGGCACTCTCGCCCCACACGTCTACAGCGGTTCGTAG
- the tilS gene encoding tRNA lysidine(34) synthetase TilS: MGPHPAVADVRRAVREALADLSPGDLVLAACSGGADSLALAAALAFVAPRARLRAGLLTVDHQLQDGSARRAAEVLESAAAMGLAPAEVLTVRVGAAGGPEAAARDARYEALATAADRLGARTVLLGHTRDDQAETVLLGLARGSGPRSLSGMAPRAGRYRRPFLHLGRDTTERACRALLLPFWDDPHNADPRYTRVRVRTRVMPLLEAELGPGVAQALARTADLAREDSDALDEWASRAFADCALSDIDQAVTLAVPGLEDLPDAVRRRVLRRAAIAAGAPAGALSATHVMAADRLITAWRGQGRADLPGGVGVVRRYGTLVFAPAQENQA, encoded by the coding sequence ATGGGCCCACACCCCGCCGTCGCCGACGTCCGGCGTGCCGTACGCGAGGCGCTGGCCGACCTGAGCCCGGGCGACCTGGTGCTGGCCGCGTGCAGCGGCGGGGCCGACTCCCTCGCGCTGGCCGCCGCGCTGGCCTTCGTCGCGCCCAGGGCCCGGCTGCGGGCGGGCCTGCTCACCGTCGACCACCAGCTCCAGGACGGCTCGGCGCGGCGGGCCGCCGAGGTGCTGGAAAGCGCGGCCGCGATGGGCCTCGCGCCCGCCGAGGTGCTGACGGTCCGTGTCGGCGCCGCCGGAGGTCCTGAGGCAGCCGCGCGCGACGCCCGCTACGAGGCGCTGGCCACGGCCGCCGACCGCCTCGGCGCCCGCACGGTCCTGCTCGGCCACACCCGTGACGACCAGGCGGAGACCGTGCTGCTGGGTCTGGCCAGGGGCAGCGGGCCGAGGTCGCTTTCGGGGATGGCGCCGAGGGCGGGCCGCTACCGCAGGCCCTTCCTCCATCTGGGGAGGGACACCACCGAGCGCGCCTGCCGGGCGCTGCTGCTCCCCTTCTGGGACGACCCGCACAACGCCGACCCGCGCTACACCCGTGTGAGGGTGCGAACCAGGGTCATGCCGCTGCTCGAGGCCGAGCTCGGCCCGGGGGTCGCCCAGGCGCTCGCGCGGACCGCGGATCTGGCGAGAGAAGACTCGGACGCCCTCGACGAATGGGCGAGCAGAGCCTTCGCCGATTGCGCTCTTAGCGATATCGACCAAGCTGTGACGCTGGCCGTACCGGGTCTTGAAGACCTTCCCGACGCCGTCAGGCGGCGGGTGCTGCGGCGGGCGGCGATCGCGGCGGGCGCGCCCGCGGGCGCGCTGTCGGCGACCCATGTGATGGCGGCGGATCGGCTGATCACGGCGTGGCGCGGGCAGGGAAGGGCCGACCTACCCGGGGGAGTCGGCGTGGTTCGGCGGTATGGCACCCTTGTCTTCGCCCCCGCGCAAGAGAACCAAGCGTAA
- a CDS encoding zinc-dependent metalloprotease translates to MQVIDWDLAVSTGTRLVRPGPQVTREEARHAVTELRTLSREAEGHVREFTRIDAATPPQPATIVDRPGWIRANVEGFRVVLEPLTERMASRDNPPPAIVSAVGSRITGVEVGAVLAFLASRVLGQYELFLPPDPTGREPIGRLTLVAPNIVNAEREMGVHPRDFRLWVCLHEETHRVQFTGVPWLREYVRSQMTEFLLASDLDLPTLLERLRNAADTVADVVRGTGEGNLIDAIQTPEQKEILDRVTAVMTLLEGHGDFVMDAVGPTVVPSVADIRAKFSQRREGGSRLDRTVRKLLGLEMKMKQYAEGSAFVRHVVGKVGMDGFNRVWTSPETLPTSDEIAAPDRWLARVVPQEPPAIPAQPADPEA, encoded by the coding sequence ATGCAGGTGATCGACTGGGATCTGGCCGTCTCGACCGGCACGCGCCTGGTGCGCCCCGGACCACAGGTGACTCGTGAGGAGGCCCGCCACGCCGTCACCGAACTGCGCACCCTCTCCCGAGAGGCGGAGGGTCACGTCCGCGAGTTCACCCGGATAGACGCGGCGACTCCGCCGCAGCCCGCGACCATCGTCGACAGGCCCGGCTGGATCAGGGCCAACGTCGAGGGCTTCCGCGTGGTGCTCGAACCGCTCACCGAGCGGATGGCCAGCCGCGACAACCCGCCGCCGGCCATCGTCAGCGCGGTGGGCTCCCGCATCACCGGCGTCGAGGTGGGCGCCGTGCTCGCCTTCCTCGCCTCGCGCGTGCTCGGCCAGTACGAGCTGTTCCTTCCGCCCGACCCCACGGGGCGCGAGCCGATCGGCCGCCTCACTCTCGTGGCGCCCAACATCGTCAACGCCGAGCGCGAGATGGGCGTGCACCCCCGCGACTTCCGCCTGTGGGTGTGCCTGCACGAGGAGACCCACCGGGTGCAGTTCACCGGGGTCCCGTGGCTGCGCGAGTACGTCAGGTCGCAGATGACCGAGTTCCTGCTCGCCTCCGACCTCGACCTGCCCACCCTGCTCGAGCGGCTGCGCAACGCCGCCGACACCGTGGCGGACGTCGTGCGCGGCACCGGCGAGGGGAACCTCATCGACGCGATCCAGACGCCGGAGCAGAAGGAGATCCTCGACCGGGTCACCGCGGTGATGACCCTGCTCGAGGGGCACGGCGACTTCGTGATGGACGCCGTAGGGCCCACCGTGGTGCCGTCCGTGGCCGACATCAGGGCCAAGTTCAGCCAGCGCCGCGAAGGCGGCTCGCGCCTGGACCGCACCGTGCGCAAGCTCCTGGGCCTCGAGATGAAGATGAAGCAGTACGCCGAGGGGTCCGCCTTCGTCCGCCACGTGGTCGGCAAGGTGGGGATGGACGGGTTCAACCGCGTCTGGACCTCGCCCGAGACCCTGCCCACCTCCGACGAGATCGCGGCGCCCGACCGCTGGCTCGCCCGTGTCGTCCCGCAGGAGCCGCCGGCCATCCCCGCACAGCCCGCCGACCCCGAGGCCTGA